The Neospora caninum Liverpool complete genome, chromosome IV genome segment TTTCGCTATTCCACTTGTTCGCGGCTTTGCATTATTGCACGGCCCTCTCCGcattttccttctcggttATGATAGCGAAGGGATTCCCCTGCACACGAAAATGGATACAATAAAGTTGTTTTCCTCAAGCATGAAATAGGCACGGGAAACTGGGCCCGTAGGCAACGAGAAAAGACCACACATCCACCAATAGGTATGTAtgggaggcgacgacgatTGTTACATAGCCGAAGGAATATATAGATGCGTAAGTATACGAGGCCATATAACAGACcgtttgtgcatgcaccgatAATATCGCGGTTATACATACAGGCATGCACAACCGTAGAAATATATAGATTGCCTCGTAATTTCTTGTTTTGAGAAGCATACACAAGTGTATCACTGCAGAAAAATGCTGCTAAAAACTCGTTCGCGTTTGCCAGTGTGTGCGGGGACTCCAGCGGGGGACGGAACACGCAAGGCAAAGCAGGCGTACACCAACTGCGCTTGTTGGGATATTGAAACTACGACTCTTAGACCATAGTAAATGTGCCAGTCCTTCTGAGCTAGATGTGGACAATTATCAGGAGCCTGCTCGACGTTGAATGCAGTTCACCAGTCATAAATTTCACTgtaaagagagaagcggatcCAACGCGCGCTCGCGTCAACCGCATCCACCCTGCATGCCAGCTCTAATGGTAGCATCCCCTGGTCACGTCTCTGAAGTGAGCACCGGCCCAAAGAAGAAACCGTTAGTGAGATCATATGGAAAGGACGCATCATTCGCCAGATGAGTCCTAGACAAAAACCGCACCTTCCGCGAAGTAAAATCAATGAACAGCAATGTTAAGCACGTACCTCTTCTTGACCTTCACTCCGCCTCCTCACTCCTCCTCGTTTCTATTCGCCTCACGTTCTTCGGTCCTGGGCTCTactgccttctcctcctcctcctctgcgtcctcgtcctcctcttcaggTCGCGAGTACAGCCGCATCACTGGCTTTGTGGGGTCCTTCAATAAGACGTATCTGCCAGTAGCATTCACACAGACTGGCAATTAACACCATGAATACCGTGTTGACTCCAATTCTCTGACAAAGGTTACATGGGCTGATTTCACCTCAGAACCTCAAAATGTCAGCGCTACCACGGTTAGGCCGAGCCTTCGATAGATAAACACTTTTCCACTAGTGGCAGATTGCAGGTAAATGTAAATCAATCCTGAGAGTTTTCGATCCCAGGCGCTATTCGGGATTCCAAAATAACCTTAACGGCGCAACAGGGAAAACTGTATGGCACCGAGCAACAGAAGCGTtgccaggagacgccgatAGCCTACAACTTATTGACTTCTACGTGCTATTAGGGATTGACGGTTTGCGTTGTCTCTTTGCTGTCACGTAGATCTGGCTAGTTCACAACGGCCCTAGGCCAGCACTCGTGTAATAGACCTGGGAATAACTATCCACTATGCTCCTGAAGGACCACTTGTTGGGTACGCACAACAGACTGGAACTGATAGGCATGACACCCACTACAGTGGCATCTCATAGCATCACTCACCGGCCATCGGGCTTCTCCATCACCATGTCGACAATGGCCCGCACAATACCCCAGGCGTTATCCGGCTTCAGACCGATTTGCAGACCCAGATCCCGCGTCTGGTAAGACTGCACGCTCAACACGACGTGGTGCTCTGCACACCAACAATCACAATGCGAAATGCGAGAATGAGGGAGCGCTTGGGCTAGACACCGCCACAAAGAACAGCCGGTCATCGTTGTGCACGATTGGTTTGATAAATAGGCATACGGCCTCTGGTGGGTACCGGGAGATGCCGACCCCCAACGCCAGCTCCTTCATCAGACGCATAGGTCCAATCCGTGACCAGGGCGGCATACGCAAGACCGAACGCACTGCTTCCCGCACCCCGTACACCGCGTTTCCACCGTGATTCAAGCCAAGGGCCCCACGGACATCCTGGCTACTGATCTTCTTTAGAAAAGTCAATGTTTACAGGCACGCCTATGCGCTACCGCCACCAGTGGCATGTACGCGAATCTACCCGAGCATTTCATAATACGGGCACTCGGTACCATTACACGTGGAAGTCCAAACTGCATTAACAGGTGCACTCACATACGCTAATAGTTTTACGCAAAGTCGTTGACTACACCAGCACATTGGCAGAACAGCACTAACCGTTGTCATTGTTTGCTTTTCTTGAAACGAATCCAAGCTTGAGGTCATCGCAACCGGCCATCATGGCTGAAGCCACGAACTTCTTCAGTTTGCAAGCATTGTTACGGACTTCGGTGGCCAGGAGAGCTCCTCTTTGAGTCTCCATCTGCACACGCCAGTTCCGTTGACCTGTTTGGGGTGCATACGCATTTGGAAACAAAAGAGGCGTGAGTCGACGCGCAAGAGTCCACTGGGCTGTCGTCAATCGGGTTTTCTACCAGCGGCCGCTTCTCGTGGACCTATTCACCGGCAAGTGTCATAACAGAAAGGATCCAACGATGCACTGCGTACCCTTTTATGTTACGAAATGTTCCAAACTTGTCTGAAGGAAAACAGGCTCACTGCGGAACCATTGGATAGCACTCAAAAGAAATGTACCACAGCGTTTGCCCCGCCAGAAGCAATCGCGCACTCTACTGAACAGCCGGTGGCACTGCGTACAGACAAACACAGTCGTCCAGATGATGTGAGAGTCATACCCTTAATGTCGTATTCATTGAGGGCACAAATGTAAACATATCCGCCGCCATCCTTTCCGAATGGGTCGCtatcttccttctcgcgcttgtTGTGGCCCCCTGTCGTCGTGTCGTCACCAGGAGTGGGCTTCCGCGACCCATCGGCAGGCTGAGGCAGCTTAGCGTTAACTTCCGTCCTGAACACCGACAGCAGGAAAAGTACCCCCGAATACAAGACGATGCTGCTTTCTGAGCCGTGCCACAAAGTCGCCTGAATTCCAAGAACCTCACGGACCCGAAACGCAAAAGTTTATGTCGCACACGTCCAAATCTCTCTGACCTCTGTGACGCCAGATGGTTCTAGACGCGGGACACAAAAATTAACACACGACGCGCGCTTCCTTTTTCAAGCAACTCCTGGCACATACGTCACCGGTGCTTGGGAACGCACAGCAGATCGGAACGTTGTTCCACCGGGCCATGGAAGTGTTCTGCACGTTGCCGAGAAGAATAACTCTAAAGTAAAAACCAAACCGTACCTGGTGACAATGTTGATCGGCTGTCTTGATTTGCCGCCGCCTGTGCCGGCTGTCCTTCCTGGGATTGTGAACATACGATACCTGCATGCAATGCAGCCCAAATACTCTGCCATGAAGTGCCGACTACTGTTTCAGGCTGGCAGCTGACTGGCACGTTTGGGTGCAACAGTAAAGCATCGACATGAGTCACACTTCACGCATATCACATCAAATCGCAAGACCGAAGGGAATCACAAAATGTACTGAACCATTTCATCCGCACCTGGACATCGATGTGGCCCGTCATGCCGCGGCGGTCATCGGGAAGTCATCCGGGCTATCTGCTCCTGACcactgtttctctttttgcatgcactAGCACGAGAGAATCCACACTGAACAACAGCTACGAAGCAGAGCGCAGTGCATGCTACCTTTCTTGACGCGGCGCACGTGAGATGAACTCACCAACCATCGCAAACGCACTATGAGGAATTTGACCTTGTGTGATGCCTTCCCAAATTAAGGAGAGTCAGAAAAATACAGGGATTGAAGAGGCATAAGCAGCTAGCACGCAGCAATTTAGATAATCGGACGTCAAATCTAAGAGACGACAGAAGTCCTCATCTCTCTAAGTATGTCCGTTTTCGCCGCCAAGTGCTCACACGGCCCACGGCATCAATGATTAGCTAACAGTACCTGTACGCAATAGATGCAGGGTTGTCTCCAGTCTCCACGAATGGTGGCGGTGGGAACTTGACAGGCTCTTCGCCCTTGACAAGCAGCTGCTGGCGAAGATTCTGGTTGATTTTTACCGCTTCGAAGCCGAGTGCAGCAGGCCTGTTAAGACGGTTCTGGAGCAGCAATTTCAGTACACAGAGGCAACGGAAGTCGGAATAGACGGCGCGCAAACGAATCTATCACACATACCTTGAATCCGGTGCTCACAGGCACTGGCAAGCAACAAACAGGGCGCCATAATTACCTGTCTCTGCGAGAAGTTACGCCGACGACGGCGGGCAGAGTTTTTACAGAAGCATTGACGACCACATGAAATACTCCAGGTCTGGTTGGCTGCCGCATGATTGGTCGTAATGCTAAAAGTGAAAGCATTGTCACTTCAGCCCCATGTTCGTTTGTATCCCGGTCACCCCACAGAGCAACATGCAATGCATGTGTGAGTTTCAAGGTGCTTGCCCTGCCTTTGCCAGATTCTCAACCTGTGCCCATACTTCACAGACGCGGACAACTAAAATGCAAAGCGATCACGGGCAGCCCCTGTCTTCTTTCACGCGTGTtgcgcccccccccctggcGCCACACTCACTTCTGCATCCTGCATGGGAGGTTCACTCGCCGTTTCATTGACCGTCAGCAAATCGACAATAGAGCCGTTCGCTTTGTCAATAAGCAATTTGCCCTCGACCTTAGTCAAGTGCAAGTGCCACGAGTATTTGGACTGAGGCGCTGCCATCAAGCACGCCAGCACCTGGTCCGTGGCCGCAACGTCAATTGGCTCTGAGCTGTTGAGCATCTGCTCCTGAAAGACAACAAAATCCAAAACTGCTATTCGCAGTGGTGTGTGGTTGGCAAGACACGACAGAAATCTTGCTCAAGAGGAATATTACTTCTCAACCTAGTGCGAATAAAAAAAGTCCCTCGAGAACTGCGAGTTACTATTCCATATCCTTTTTGTCCTGCGCTCTACTCCTTCGAAGTGCCCACCAATGCAGATAAACCAGTAAACAACCTgacgctctgtctcttctgtccgACTCCAGCTGCCCCCTCTTTCAATCAATCCACGTACCCTGACCTGAAACACGCCCTGTGCATCTACAGAAACAGTGGTTCCGGTTCATCCTCCGGTCTAACAGCATGAGGCGCAGCAGACGAAAGGCCCCAGTATGCCACAGTATGCCACCTACGAGTAACGACGCCTCGAAAGTCCCTTGTTCGACGAAAGCCTCGCGCTGCGCGAAAGGCGTCCACATACCTTAATAAGATCATCATCCTGCGTCGTCACCCAGTAATAGTCAAAGTTGGACGAAAGATTCTGAAGAGCCACCGGCAGCTTCGTGCGGATTTGGTCGGCCTGCTTGTTGTACGTGCGCAGTTCACCGCGCCACGCCAAATCCTTTACCTTGATCTTTCCTGTACCCAACAATAAAGAAAACAAAAGTAT includes the following:
- a CDS encoding eukaryotic translation initiation factor 3 subunit 7-like protein, related, coding for MDQAGEERPHFEHISNPGSLFGCHPQSTGWGPSSCDKEVRSECLAALAHLPFEPNVRPSLFSHQLFRACDFTFHVQQARFARIHARHRAFSEWSVQPTNEWAVEAEIPLSQLYKHAVESGKIKVKDLAWRGELRTYNKQADQIRTKLPVALQNLSSNFDYYWVTTQDDDLIKEQMLNSSEPIDVAATDQVLACLMAAPQSKYSWHLHLTKVEGKLLIDKANGSIVDLLTVNETASEPPMQDAENRLNRPAALGFEAVKINQNLRQQLLVKGEEPVKFPPPPFVETGDNPASIAYRYRMFTIPGRTAGTGGGKSRQPINIVTRTEVNAKLPQPADGSRKPTPGDDTTTGGHNKREKEDSDPFGKDGGGYVYICALNEYDIKGQRNWRVQMETQRGALLATEVRNNACKLKKFVASAMMAGCDDLKLGFVSRKANNDNEHHVVLSVQSYQTRDLGLQIGLKPDNAWGIVRAIVDMVMEKPDGRYVLLKDPTKPVMRLYSRPEEEDEDAEEEEEKAVEPRTEEREANRNEEE